AAATCCTGAATTGATAAGTACTGAAGACACACCACCTATTCCTACAAATGCGTCTGTGCATGGTTTCAGTGATACTAGCCGAACAAAGGAAAGAAGTAGTTGCAATTCAGTAACTTGTTTGGGGAGTGTACACAAATCTAACAGTTTGCAGTTTTCGCCTTCGAAAAATTCTagtaaaaacacacaaaatgttgcgaaatctctttcttttcaaaagccaTACAATAAGACAGAAAACTCAAAGACAGAGGCCATAGCCTTTCGTGGCAAATGTGATATTAAGCCAGgtaaaataaattctatttGGAAAAGTGCCCAAAACAATGATTTGAACTATATTCCTGTCTCAACACAATCTGAAgtgaagaatggaaaagaaactaTTCAGCCTAAAAGTGaccctcttcctctttttccttcaagATCTAATCCTCACAGACAACGGACTGAAAAACCTGGGAATAATATATGCAATACTTTCTGTCAGTCATCCAGTGTTTCTACCAATACGAAACCTAATGATCTAACTAAAGTGGTTAAACAAGCTAATACAGGTCACTTAAATCAAGTTGAAATACCAAAGAAATGTCCTCTGTCATTTAATGACTGGAATGAACCGAAATTCTCTGATGAGATATTAGGTATGTTTTGTGAATCCGATAGTCTTTGGGATGCAAACTGTGAGGATGATGAATTGTTGTATCAGGTGTGTGATAATATAGAAAAGCAGACTCAGAGCCAGGATGTTaaacaaggaaatgaaagagcTAAAACTATACAAGGAACCAGTATTAATTCCACATCAAATGCTGATAACAGCTTCCCAGCATCTAAACAAGGACTACCTGATTTCCTCTTGGCACAAAAACCAAATGCAAAACAGGATGCTTTCTCACTACACGATTCCTGTAGGAATTCATCAAAGGTTCCACATGGGCTGGCAACAACAGGTCACATAGTGAACTGTAAAAATGTCTCAAGTCCTCTAACTGTGATCTCAGGTGCTTCTATGGAGTATAAATACACACAGTCTAAAAACTGTCCTCAAGCTGCTTCTGAAGACACTACAAAGGGTGTTTCAGGAAAATGGTACAGGTCAAATTCTGTGCTGGCAGGGGAGACTGGTTCTGAAGTAAGTGCTGTTAGTTCAGTAAACAATTTCAGTAGCAAAACATTAGACAGCCCAGATCTTTTATATAATATGGGAAAGATACCAAATAATGGTTCTGGTAACAAAACATCACTTATGCCTTCAAAGTTTAAGTTCCGAAAGGCTAACAATTCTCAGGGTGCTCTTCATATAGGGTCTGAAAATCCAGGGAGTCATTCTGGCATTGGAATTACCCCGCAGAGtctggaagaaagcaagaatCGGGTGAACGTAACTTTGCACAGCAAGCTTGACAATAAGAAATCACCTTTCAAGAGGCACCTTTCAGATTCTTTTGCACTGCCTACATCAGGTATTTGTTTTTGTTATCACTATTAGACTGGTTTGTTGCTGTAATCAGAATGTCAAAGGAGAAATTTATACTGTATTGCAACTTAGAATAAGCTTTGATATTCGTTCAGTTTAGTAAATGTTCTAATGAGAATCTGGAGGTTactttctccaaaataaaattgtcCTGATGGATCTCTTGAACTCCTGCACTTCAGGACTTCTGTTTCCTATTTTCATTCCACTTCTCTGAATACTTCATATTCTCTCTCCACAGATGCTCAGAATCACTAGGATCAAGTATAGGCTGATGGCAGCACTCAGCATACCGTATTCTTaaattgtttcttaaaaataatactatttTGATAGGTAGTATATGTTGTAGTGTGAGCCTGTGCTTTAATTTACagttcattttgaaaaacactACAAATTCCTTATCTCAGCCATGATTCGTAAAACCCCAGTTAATGGTGGGGCAGGGAAAGAAGGCAGAAGGTGGCACGGAATgccaatttctttttattattgtacACCTGGAAATTGGAACCTTGACTCCTTTGACACTTCTGAAACCTGGGCCTGTATTATTGTTTGCTCTGTTGCTAAAATTGCCAGTGAAATATTCTTGTGTTATCAGTCTCAACACtaacatttcctttcatccaGAGGGGAGGTCAGTCACTTTTCCATCATCAAGCAACAGTTTGTAATATTCCATGAACTGGTGTTACTTGATAGGAAAACGTAGAACCAGTCAAATACCAGTCAGCCTTGTTTTCACTTGATCTCATGGATTGGTGACATTATAATCAATATTAATTTTGATAGAATTAATATTTGCCATTAGGGTATACTGTATCAACCTCAATTTTCAGGAAGCACTGttacaaaaacaacaacaaaaattaattcctgCAAACTATCAGCCAGCATTATTTGAAGAATCAGGATTTTTATCTGTGTTACTTCCCCAGCAAAGAAGCAGAATGGAAAATAGCAATTTTGGATGTtaagggggaaaggaggggagagataACTAGTCATTCTGTGGAACgttcatatattttctttacagatAAACAACAACTGTCCTCATCTTAAATTTTTTGGTGAACGGACATTGCTGTAACAAAAAGATGAGTGTTAAGCGATCATTTCAAAAACCGATATGTAATTTTTCAtggacaccttttttttttttctttttttttttttttttgtaagaagcAAAGAGACCTTGACATCTTCAGGGAGTGTTCCTGTTGGTTCCAGTGATGCCAGGATTTTATTGTACAAGAACTTGCAGTTCTGTAACAcaacatataaaatattatgcTTAGCTATCATGTTCTTGTCTCCTTTGCCAATTTTTATTGCTCCTTTTGACCTTTTCTCAacctttctggttttatttgtgTGACATCTATACTGTATCTGACCTCTGTGTCCCTACCATCTCCATGCCCATATCTCTGCTGAACTCAATAAATTGCAGAGCCCTTTTACTCTGATAGCCTTAATTTTCTTAACCCTTCACTATCTCCTGTGTTGAATCCTGTTGTCACAAGGTTCACCTGAAGGGCAGCCAAGTAAAATTTCCTTGAAGCAAATGTCTGCATCCTGGTATTTTCATTGCGAGGTAGTAATCAGTAGCGCCACAAAGGTCATGCATGTTATCCCCCGTCCTGCCTTGGGGACAGGATAGATGAGCCATTTTTAACTCGGGTGCCAGGTACATCAGAATACTGTGCTCTTGCCATAGATCTTCAAACATTGAAAACATATAAGTTAAAATACATATTGAATAAACCTGAAGGCTCCTAatacatgtttttttatttacagtgtcTGTGgtagaacaaaaaaatagaaaatgttctCAAGAAGagattgaaaggaaaaaacaagaagcTCTTGCACGAAGAAAATCCAGAATGCAGGCGTTCTTTAAGGATGCTTGAATTTGGAGTTTATTTTTGTCTATGGAGTAAGTTTTTGGTAGGGAAATATTCTAATGCTGGAAGACACTTTTTTCAACTCTGTTCACAGCTACTGACAGCACACTTTTTCTAtttctcaatttaaaaaaaatcttgacctGAACCATAACTAATACTCTGGTGGTATTCAGTCTTAATTAAGAACTACCAGTTGTAAATGTGTAGTCCCAAACTGTCTTCAGCAACGAAGTTTGTATTGAGTTCACATACTGTTATGTGTTGAAACTGTATAGTCTGAAAATCATCAGAGCATGAAAGTATTTGTATATACACGTAAGTAGAAGATGTCAAAACCAGGCTGTGTGTGTTTTGGCTGTATTTCTCTTATTGCAAGTATTTCTAAGAAGACGCTCAAGTACACACAGACTAAGAAATACTAATGTTTGCTCTCAGGTAGAAGAAAGGTTTTAAGTTTTGGTTTAAACAAAGTACAATCTAGAAAACATCCAACATCAGAAAGCTAATGGAAATGAACAAGATTTGGAAAGTGTGCTCAGTTTGTCTGCATTACCTTGGGTAAGAATTGTacatagcaaaagaaaaatttagtaTAAAAAGCTTCATAAGGTGAAAAAGCATCCTGGAAAGgacattttatctttttttttttttaattcctttcatgAAGAGTTGGAAATACCCTAGCTAACAAAATTGGACCACATTTTTGTAAATACGCATCACcaagctaattaaaaaaaaaaaaagcctatatCATTTTACCAAACCATGAGCAATATAAAATGCCCCAGGTGAAATCTCATAACTATGAATCAGTTTAGCCTTATGGGTTGtacatatttttcaaactaAAAGCTGTTAAAACATACAAATGCAATGTCATGTCAGCTTAACAGCGGCTGATAGAATTTTTGATGTGATAGATGGGTGCAAAGCTCAAACTGCAAAAACTGCCTGTGGGTAAGCTACAAGATATTTTTCAACTGAGAAATGCTTATACATAAACATGTGACACTATGAAAAGtgactgtaatttttctgtgtaaataagTAACTTTGAAATGTACCAAAGGTTAGAGAAAGCTTTTGGTTTCTGTAGTATGTGCCATTTTTGTAACTCCTAAAAATGTAAGTATTGTATATTTGTAAATCATCATTAaacttttttacatttttctagtCTGTTCTGAAAATACTAATCTACGGAAACAggtaaaaaggagagaaatgggAATTCCGTACAGACTGTACCTGATCTTTCTCTCTTGGTAATTTACCCAGTTACTCCATGCCTCAATTTCCTACCTGTAGTGGTAACAAAGTGCTTCATTTGATCCATTAAAACTAGAAATCCTTGGTGGAGGAACTGGTTCTACACACAACCATCTGCAGTGGAGTCCTGAAATACGGACCTGTACTGGTTTTCAAACTAGTGAATTTGTTTTTGTAGTAACCACCATTCCTGGTGGCAGCTAGTTGATCGTGAAATCAAATCCCCAAGTCCACCACCAAATACGGTGTTGGTGCCCAATATATGTTACTTCCAGTCTGTGGCTGCAGCTCCATGTTCT
This Phalacrocorax aristotelis chromosome 3, bGulAri2.1, whole genome shotgun sequence DNA region includes the following protein-coding sequences:
- the ETAA1 gene encoding ewing's tumor-associated antigen 1 — translated: MPDSRRKGPCLGPAALRRRSGGGEEQQQLSRRRRRAEPPTEEGTEGDADRGLPAGEAPSAPRPSPSPSREAAVRGAAESCLHKTPKRSLSRKSRIPAFSSPVNDTDIQQEIFWDPHSPIAQRLGNGKNKQSTSRCTVEISEIVNRIAPQDEKAACNEGSLLGTWIGEDAIPCTPGVVKVRARTKLSCTRDLKIKNPEEELMKLAKEFDKNLVELDAVLEQEKLGHDFTQTTLRSLNNSKDEVNMKNPKSLLGEVSETDTALSLKPAGQSTGIPAAEPCQSSSQKSIDLEAEIALHALFDCSTQKCSGQLSQELLGISFNSSFHENKSTLEEEHLPEQMKDMQHGNSEAYQKGILHALGSVNQTFPKPDTTMVRKKSPCSLKTKLVVSSKPAGVVNDDFDDWDTDFLADDSFVMQITQNPELISTEDTPPIPTNASVHGFSDTSRTKERSSCNSVTCLGSVHKSNSLQFSPSKNSSKNTQNVAKSLSFQKPYNKTENSKTEAIAFRGKCDIKPGKINSIWKSAQNNDLNYIPVSTQSEVKNGKETIQPKSDPLPLFPSRSNPHRQRTEKPGNNICNTFCQSSSVSTNTKPNDLTKVVKQANTGHLNQVEIPKKCPLSFNDWNEPKFSDEILGMFCESDSLWDANCEDDELLYQVCDNIEKQTQSQDVKQGNERAKTIQGTSINSTSNADNSFPASKQGLPDFLLAQKPNAKQDAFSLHDSCRNSSKVPHGLATTGHIVNCKNVSSPLTVISGASMEYKYTQSKNCPQAASEDTTKGVSGKWYRSNSVLAGETGSEVSAVSSVNNFSSKTLDSPDLLYNMGKIPNNGSGNKTSLMPSKFKFRKANNSQGALHIGSENPGSHSGIGITPQSLEESKNRVNVTLHSKLDNKKSPFKRHLSDSFALPTSVSVVEQKNRKCSQEEIERKKQEALARRKSRMQAFFKDA